In Balaenoptera acutorostrata chromosome 12, mBalAcu1.1, whole genome shotgun sequence, a single window of DNA contains:
- the CIAO1 gene encoding probable cytosolic iron-sulfur protein assembly protein CIAO1 — protein sequence MKDSLVLLGRILAHPDSRCWFLAWNPAGTLLASCGGDRSVRIWGREGGSWICKSVLCEGHQRTVRKVAWSPCGNYLASASFDATTCIWKKKDDDFECVTTLEGHENEVKSVAWAPSGNLLATCSRDKSVWVWEVDEEDEYECVSVLNSHTQDVKHVVWHPSQELLASASYDDTVKLYREEEDDWVCCATLEGHESTVWSLAFDPSGQRLASCSDDRTVRIWHQYLPGNEQGVACSGSDPSWKCICTLSGFHSRTIYDVAWCQLTGALATACGDDAIRVFEEDPGSDLQQPTFSVTAHVPQAHSQDVNCVAWNPKERGLLASCSDDGELAFWKYQPSEGL from the exons ATGAAGGACTCGCTGGTGCTGCTTGGCCGTATCCTGGCGCACCCGGACTCCCGCTGCTGGTTCCTGGCCTGGAACCCCGCGGGAACCCTGCTGGCCTCGTGCGGGGGCGACCGGAGTGTCCGCATTTGGGGCAGGGAGG GTGGCAGCTGGATCTGCAAATCTGTCCTTTGTGAAGGCCACCAGCGCACCGTGCGGAAGGTGGCCTGGTCTCCCTGTGGGAATTACCTGGCCTCTGCCAGCTTTGATGCTACCACTTGCATTTGGAAGAAGAAGGATGATGACTTTGAG TGTGTAACCACTCTGGAGGGCCATGAAAATGAGGTCAAGTCAGTAGCCTGGGCCCCATCTGGCAACCTCCTTGCCACCTGCAGCCGAGATAAGAGTGTGTGGGTCTGGGAAG TTGATGAAGAAGACGAGTATGAATGTGTCAGTGTCCTCAACTCTCACACACAGGATGTCAAGCATGTGGTTTGGCACCCGAGCCAGGAG CTGTTAGCCTCTGCCAGCTATGACGACACAGTGAAGCTCTACCGGGAGGAAGAGGATGACTGGGTATGCTGTGCCACCCTTGAAGGCCACGAATCCACCGTGTGGAGCTTGGCCTTTGACCCCAGTGGCCAGCGCCTGGCCTCTTGCAGTGATGACCGTACCGTTCGCATCTGGCACCAGTATCTACCAGGCAATGAGCAAG GGGTGGCGTGCAGCGGCTCTGACCCTAGCTGGAAATGTATCTGCACCTTGTCAGGCTTCCACTCCAGGACCATTTACGATGTCGCTTG GTGTCAGCTGACAGGGGCCCTGGCTACCGCCTGTGGGGATGATGCCATCCGAGTGTTTGAGGAGGATCCCGGCTCAGATCTGCAGCAGCCCACCTTCTCCGTGACGGCCCACGTGCCTCAGGCCCATTCCCAGGATGTCAACTGTGTGGCCTGGAATCCCAAGGAGCGGGGGCTCCTGGCCTCCTGCAGTGATGATGGAGAGTTGGCCTTCTGGAAATATCAGCCATCTGAAGGCCTCTGA
- the TMEM127 gene encoding transmembrane protein 127 isoform X1, with protein sequence MYAPGGAGLPGGRRRRNPGGSALPKQPERSLASALPGALSITALCTALAEPAWLHIHGGTCSRQELGVSDVLGSVHPDLLKDFCMNPQTVLLLRVIAAFCFLGILCSLSAFLLDVFGPKHPALKITRRYAFAHILTVLQCATVIGFSYWASELILAQQQQHKKYHGSQVYVTFAVSFYLVAGAGGASILATAANLLRHYPTEEEEQALELLSEMEENEPYPAEYEVINQFQPPPAYTP encoded by the exons ATGTACGCCCCCGGAGGCGCAGGGCTGCCTGGCGGGCGCCGGCGGAGGAACCCGGGAGGCAGCGCTCTGCCCAAGCAGCCGGAGCGTAGCCTGGCCTCGGCCCTGCCGGGTGCCCTGTCCATCACCGCGCTGTGCACTGCCCTCGCCGAGCCTGCCTGGCTGCACATCCACGGTGGCACCTGTTCCCGCCAGGAGCTGGGGGTCTCCGACGTGCTGGGCTCCGTGCACCCGGACCTGCTGAAAG ATTTCTGCATGAATCCCCAGACGGTCCTGCTCCTGCGGGTCATCGCCGCCTTCTGCTTCCTGGGCATCCTGTGTAGTCTCTCCGCCTTCCTTCTGGATGTCTTTGGGCCCAAGCATCCAGCCCTGAAGATCACCCGTCGCTATGCCTTCGCCCACATCCTCACAG TCCTGCAGTGTGCCACCGTCATCGGTTTTTCTTACTGGGCTTCCGAACTCATCCTGGCCCAGCAGCAGCAACATAAGAAGTACCACGGTTCCCAGGTTTATGTCACCTTTGCTGTTAGCTTCTACCTGGTGGCAGGCGCGGGCGGGGCCTCAATCCTGGCCACAGCAGCCAACCTCCTGCGCCACTACCCCACGGAGGAAGAGGAGCAGGCGCTGGAGCTGCTCTCGGAGATGGAGGAGAACGAGCCCTACCCGGCGGAGTACGAGGTCATCAACCAGTTCCAGCCGCCCCCGGCCTACACACCCTAG
- the TMEM127 gene encoding transmembrane protein 127 isoform X2 → MNPQTVLLLRVIAAFCFLGILCSLSAFLLDVFGPKHPALKITRRYAFAHILTVLQCATVIGFSYWASELILAQQQQHKKYHGSQVYVTFAVSFYLVAGAGGASILATAANLLRHYPTEEEEQALELLSEMEENEPYPAEYEVINQFQPPPAYTP, encoded by the exons ATGAATCCCCAGACGGTCCTGCTCCTGCGGGTCATCGCCGCCTTCTGCTTCCTGGGCATCCTGTGTAGTCTCTCCGCCTTCCTTCTGGATGTCTTTGGGCCCAAGCATCCAGCCCTGAAGATCACCCGTCGCTATGCCTTCGCCCACATCCTCACAG TCCTGCAGTGTGCCACCGTCATCGGTTTTTCTTACTGGGCTTCCGAACTCATCCTGGCCCAGCAGCAGCAACATAAGAAGTACCACGGTTCCCAGGTTTATGTCACCTTTGCTGTTAGCTTCTACCTGGTGGCAGGCGCGGGCGGGGCCTCAATCCTGGCCACAGCAGCCAACCTCCTGCGCCACTACCCCACGGAGGAAGAGGAGCAGGCGCTGGAGCTGCTCTCGGAGATGGAGGAGAACGAGCCCTACCCGGCGGAGTACGAGGTCATCAACCAGTTCCAGCCGCCCCCGGCCTACACACCCTAG